In a genomic window of Halofilum ochraceum:
- the pilV gene encoding type IV pilus modification protein PilV, protein MNRGRQSRRATPERRTQRGLTLIEVLVAVLVIAIGLLGYAGLQATSLRYNHGAYTSTQATTLAVDIADRMRANPNAARDGAYDLGFDDDTSSGGGTVAANDLHDWRTTLTDLLPEGTSAVDVDNDGNARIDICWLADRSMDAPSLETDCSGDRKVFTYRTRI, encoded by the coding sequence ATGAATCGTGGCAGGCAAAGCAGGCGCGCCACACCCGAACGCCGCACGCAGCGCGGATTGACCTTGATCGAGGTCCTTGTCGCCGTGCTGGTGATCGCCATCGGGCTGCTGGGGTACGCGGGCCTGCAGGCGACCTCGCTGCGCTACAACCATGGTGCCTACACGAGCACCCAGGCGACGACACTCGCCGTGGATATCGCCGATCGCATGCGTGCCAACCCGAACGCGGCGCGCGACGGCGCGTACGACCTGGGATTCGACGACGACACCAGCAGCGGTGGCGGCACCGTGGCCGCGAACGACCTGCATGACTGGCGGACCACACTGACCGATCTGCTGCCCGAGGGCACCAGTGCGGTCGACGTGGACAACGACGGCAATGCCCGTATCGATATCTGCTGGCTGGCCGACCGCAGCATGGATGCCCCAAGCCTCGAGACTGACTGCAGCGGCGATCGCAAGGTCTTCACCTACCGGACACGGATATGA
- a CDS encoding GspH/FimT family pseudopilin, which produces MKPFRGFTLVELMVTLIIIAVVLSIAVPNFRDFIQDSRATAEANNIVGALNLARSEAIKRSETVSVCASSDQATCNGGGDWDQGWIVFVGDSSSLDEVLRVWEAPGDAVTVGSDVGTFSFDSLGEAEAGDGESIDVDFDACTEPWARRIGINAAGRVNVQRGNC; this is translated from the coding sequence ATGAAACCGTTCCGTGGCTTCACACTCGTCGAGCTGATGGTGACATTGATCATCATCGCGGTTGTTCTGTCGATCGCGGTTCCGAACTTCCGCGACTTCATACAGGACAGCCGTGCGACCGCGGAAGCGAACAATATCGTGGGCGCGCTCAATCTGGCGCGCAGCGAAGCGATCAAGCGGAGTGAGACGGTCTCGGTCTGCGCATCGTCCGATCAGGCGACCTGCAACGGCGGCGGGGACTGGGACCAGGGATGGATCGTATTCGTTGGCGACAGCAGCTCTCTGGACGAGGTCCTGCGTGTCTGGGAGGCGCCGGGCGATGCGGTGACCGTCGGCAGCGATGTGGGCACGTTCAGTTTCGACAGCCTGGGTGAGGCGGAGGCGGGCGACGGCGAGTCGATCGATGTCGACTTTGACGCCTGCACGGAACCCTGGGCGCGGCGAATCGGGATCAATGCCGCGGGGCGCGTGAACGTACAGCGGGGGAACTGTTGA